In one window of Candidatus Poribacteria bacterium DNA:
- the secG gene encoding preprotein translocase subunit SecG has translation MDIIIGFVVFLFVPVCVVLTLIILLQDSKGEGLSSSAFGGAEMQSVLGGRGAATFLSKLTTWLAIGFMVISLFLMRFYGEGGGGALTPIEEAATQGATAEPADTTDEGSVETTTDGDGGGAADDASKTELDSGTTDSTE, from the coding sequence ATGGACATTATTATCGGTTTCGTAGTATTTCTCTTCGTACCGGTCTGCGTCGTCTTGACGCTGATTATTTTGTTACAGGACAGCAAGGGTGAAGGGCTTTCATCGAGCGCATTTGGTGGCGCGGAAATGCAGTCTGTTCTCGGAGGACGCGGTGCCGCGACCTTCCTGAGTAAACTGACAACTTGGCTTGCGATCGGGTTCATGGTTATTTCACTGTTCCTAATGCGTTTCTATGGCGAAGGTGGTGGTGGAGCTCTCACGCCAATCGAAGAGGCAGCAACGCAGGGAGCCACAGCCGAACCTGCTGACACCACAGACGAAGGAAGCGTTGAAACGACTACAGACGGGGACGGTGGAGGTGCCGCCGACGATGCATCAAAAACAGAACTGGACAGCGGGACCACTGACAGCACAGAATAG
- a CDS encoding transposase yields the protein MIKTHKIALDPNRDQIAWFYQQCGYAKFAYNSALSDFKAELSAGNFLSMYDLNKRFNQKKKAFDWTQAQDQRAAMYAVHHLGSAMDNWKARRAKFPKLKKRGCKHSYTTDEQAVRMKGKHIKLPKIGWIKTFEELRFSGDQIVSVTISRTAHRWFASISVEVEEPIHRCPASSEFVDWLASKVEVGTPYQMERSIYPTIGIDVGISTLATLDDGTKYENPKALKRYERKLAREQRKLSRKVFLSQNWYKQKRKVERLHYRIACIRRDAHHQATTAILKCASKIGIETLQVTNLLKNRKLAKALSDAALGGFLEKLKTKATSLGISIVRSDRFFASSKNCSTCGHKKDDLTLSNRQYHCSHCGTSIDRDVNAAINLRTLAAGHAES from the coding sequence ATGATAAAGACACATAAAATTGCATTAGATCCAAATCGTGATCAGATCGCGTGGTTTTACCAGCAATGCGGTTATGCGAAGTTTGCCTACAATTCTGCATTGTCTGATTTTAAGGCAGAACTCTCGGCAGGTAATTTCTTGTCCATGTATGACCTCAACAAACGCTTTAATCAAAAAAAGAAAGCGTTTGACTGGACGCAAGCACAAGATCAGCGCGCTGCTATGTATGCCGTTCATCATCTCGGTTCTGCGATGGACAATTGGAAAGCGAGGCGAGCAAAGTTTCCAAAGTTAAAAAAGCGCGGTTGTAAACATTCCTATACAACCGATGAGCAAGCGGTCCGCATGAAAGGCAAACATATCAAGTTACCCAAAATCGGTTGGATAAAGACATTTGAGGAATTGCGTTTTAGTGGAGACCAAATCGTATCTGTTACCATATCAAGAACGGCACATCGTTGGTTTGCCTCTATCTCCGTAGAAGTCGAAGAGCCTATTCATCGATGTCCAGCATCGTCGGAGTTTGTCGATTGGTTGGCGTCTAAAGTCGAAGTTGGAACACCTTATCAGATGGAACGATCAATCTACCCAACTATCGGTATAGACGTAGGTATTTCTACACTGGCAACCCTTGACGATGGCACGAAGTATGAGAACCCGAAGGCATTAAAGCGTTATGAGCGAAAGTTGGCACGCGAACAGCGAAAGTTAAGCCGAAAGGTGTTCTTAAGTCAGAATTGGTATAAGCAAAAGCGAAAAGTTGAGCGACTCCACTATCGGATTGCTTGTATCCGCAGGGATGCACATCATCAGGCGACAACTGCTATTCTCAAATGTGCATCGAAAATCGGTATTGAGACATTGCAGGTTACGAACTTGCTAAAGAATCGAAAACTCGCAAAGGCGTTATCAGATGCCGCACTCGGTGGTTTTCTTGAGAAACTTAAGACGAAAGCCACGTCACTGGGTATTTCGATAGTCAGGTCCGACAGGTTTTTCGCAAGTAGCAAGAATTGTAGCACCTGTGGGCATAAGAAAGACGACTTAACACTTTCGAATAGACAGTATCATTGCAGCCACTGCGGAACTTCTATAGACCGAGACGTTAACGCAGCAATCAATTTAAGAACCCTCGCCGCGGGACACGCGGAGAGTTAA
- a CDS encoding glucuronate isomerase gives MKTADELKIAVLNAVDTQSVTDIHTHLFSPPFGELLLWGIDELLTYHYLIAEVFRKSDVSYPQFWAMSKAEQAELIWQTLFIENSPLSEACRGVVTTLDELGLDVGSRNLQDYRGYFADTTVETFIDTVFERAKVSKVVMTNDPFDSAEAPVWQSGDTGDTRFEAALRMDVLINTYEEVGYEHLRGLGYDVDPRLSTEKTYKEVRRFLETWIQRMNPKYMAVSLPPDFQYPDDGVLGRLFDNCILPISREFNVPFALMIGVKRAVNPQLQMAGDGSGKADLTSLETLLRENPDNKFLVTLLSRENQHELCVIGRKFKNLMIFGCWWFMNNPSVIEEITRERIELLGLSVIPQHSDARILDQLVYKWKHSRQIIADVLVEKYQTLLDVGWTLTSAEIERDVNNLFGGNFDRFLNGN, from the coding sequence ATTAAAACCGCAGATGAATTGAAAATCGCCGTTTTAAATGCCGTGGACACCCAAAGTGTCACAGATATTCACACACATCTCTTTAGTCCGCCCTTCGGTGAGTTGTTGCTGTGGGGTATCGATGAACTGCTGACCTATCACTACCTCATTGCTGAAGTATTCCGCAAATCTGATGTCTCATACCCGCAATTTTGGGCGATGTCGAAAGCGGAACAAGCGGAACTGATTTGGCAGACGTTGTTCATTGAGAATTCACCGCTGAGCGAGGCGTGCCGTGGTGTCGTGACGACTTTAGATGAATTAGGATTGGATGTCGGTTCGCGCAACCTACAGGACTATCGTGGCTATTTTGCGGATACGACCGTCGAGACCTTCATTGACACCGTCTTTGAACGCGCCAAAGTCTCTAAGGTGGTGATGACGAACGATCCATTCGACTCGGCAGAGGCACCCGTATGGCAATCCGGCGACACTGGCGACACGCGCTTTGAAGCGGCACTTCGGATGGATGTCCTCATCAATACGTATGAAGAAGTCGGTTACGAACATCTCCGAGGTCTCGGCTACGATGTCGATCCGAGGCTATCGACGGAGAAAACCTACAAAGAAGTCCGCCGATTTTTAGAGACATGGATTCAGCGGATGAACCCGAAATACATGGCGGTCTCTCTCCCACCCGATTTCCAATACCCCGATGACGGTGTTCTCGGCAGATTGTTTGACAACTGTATCCTACCGATCTCTCGTGAATTTAACGTTCCATTCGCACTCATGATCGGTGTGAAGCGTGCGGTGAATCCGCAACTTCAGATGGCAGGTGATGGAAGTGGAAAAGCGGACTTGACGAGTCTGGAGACGCTGCTCCGTGAAAATCCTGACAACAAGTTTCTCGTTACGCTCCTGTCGCGTGAAAACCAGCATGAGTTGTGTGTCATTGGAAGAAAATTCAAAAACCTAATGATATTCGGATGCTGGTGGTTTATGAACAATCCGAGCGTCATTGAGGAGATCACACGAGAGCGGATTGAATTGCTCGGTTTGAGCGTTATCCCGCAACACTCGGATGCGCGAATTTTGGATCAACTCGTTTACAAATGGAAACACTCACGGCAGATTATCGCCGACGTCTTGGTAGAAAAATACCAAACGCTTCTCGATGTCGGCTGGACGTTGACTTCAGCAGAGATTGAACGGGATGTCAATAACCTGTTCGGCGGAAACTTCGATCGATTTCTGAATGGGAATTAG
- a CDS encoding nucleotide pyrophosphohydrolase, translating into MTIEAFQKQIEDIYYTRDAARGVPLNFTWFVEEVGELAKEIRKQPQDMTRLREEFADVFAWLATLASLLGISLEDAAKIYAEGCPKCSATPCHC; encoded by the coding sequence ATGACAATTGAAGCGTTTCAGAAGCAAATTGAGGATATCTATTACACACGTGATGCTGCGCGCGGGGTACCGTTAAACTTCACATGGTTCGTTGAGGAGGTCGGTGAGTTGGCGAAAGAAATCCGTAAACAACCACAAGACATGACACGATTGCGCGAGGAATTCGCCGATGTTTTCGCATGGCTCGCTACATTAGCGAGCCTCCTCGGTATTTCCCTTGAGGATGCGGCGAAAATCTACGCAGAGGGCTGTCCGAAGTGCAGCGCAACTCCCTGTCACTGTTAA
- a CDS encoding transglutaminase family protein translates to MNYKIVHKTEYSYSDSVNLCYNEARLTPRNFAHQHCSESQFVVDPEPGVCRERQDFFGNTVYYFTIQQPHRELTVTVTSHVQVKGREMQLDFAEHLVWEAIRQQLQTDLNPEILELRQYILDSPMIPTMPELRAYAETSFAKERPLLEAVEDLTTRLYTDFTYDPGFTTIATPLADVIQYRRGVCQDFAHLGIGCLRALGLAARYVSGYIETDPLPDQERLAGADASHAWFSVYLPQLGWVDFDPTNNQIPADQHITVAWGRDYSDVTPLKGVIFGSGTHELSVSVDCQRSLKEN, encoded by the coding sequence ATGAACTATAAGATTGTCCACAAAACTGAATACAGTTACAGCGACTCGGTGAATCTCTGTTACAACGAAGCGCGCTTGACACCTCGGAATTTTGCACATCAACACTGTAGCGAAAGCCAATTCGTTGTTGATCCCGAACCCGGGGTGTGTCGAGAACGTCAGGATTTTTTCGGAAATACCGTCTACTATTTCACAATCCAGCAGCCCCATCGCGAACTCACTGTTACCGTTACGAGCCACGTACAGGTCAAAGGGAGAGAGATGCAGCTGGATTTCGCTGAGCATCTGGTATGGGAGGCGATCCGTCAGCAACTACAAACAGATCTGAATCCAGAGATTCTGGAGTTGCGGCAATATATCCTCGACTCTCCAATGATTCCAACGATGCCTGAACTCCGGGCTTATGCGGAGACGTCATTCGCCAAAGAACGCCCCCTGCTGGAAGCAGTTGAAGATTTAACGACCCGTCTCTATACTGATTTTACTTATGACCCGGGTTTCACAACGATTGCGACCCCGTTGGCTGATGTGATACAGTACCGTCGCGGGGTTTGTCAAGATTTTGCGCATCTTGGCATTGGGTGTCTACGGGCGCTCGGACTCGCTGCGCGTTATGTTAGCGGGTATATTGAAACCGATCCACTACCGGACCAAGAACGGTTAGCGGGTGCCGATGCGTCGCATGCCTGGTTTTCTGTCTATCTCCCACAACTCGGTTGGGTGGATTTCGATCCGACAAATAACCAGATACCCGCCGATCAGCATATCACAGTCGCGTGGGGGCGAGATTACTCGGACGTAACGCCGTTGAAGGGCGTTATTTTTGGAAGTGGTACCCATGAATTATCGGTTTCGGTGGATTGCCAACGGTCTTTAAAGGAAAATTAA